The following coding sequences are from one Nicotiana tomentosiformis chromosome 3, ASM39032v3, whole genome shotgun sequence window:
- the LOC138907384 gene encoding golgin IMH1-like: MYTRFTTLTNELKFLGRIIREEDRSEKILTRVSPITWERKITAIQESKNIATLPLDELIGNLTAYELRRQTIKMDIAKKERSLALRITEGFDLEDDEISMITKDFKKYLRRGKCSSISGNYSKSKSPEKQTNDGCYKCGKTDHHIKNCPLWEIELKKERAERKNTKKEQVQPKKSKNNGSTKAVVAAWGESSDKSSDDDEDEQALMAIGESDEETEVSIIHLKDKIKLLSKERLSGLLLELIDESEDVNNEKEQLSKECVILKATCKNLELRVSETVSESTMLKNQVHALDSTVLELRSENLKLKLGTCKNIVDHTQLTLEENVGKMKDELYKRDEQVRILKEDLSKVKHELDKTCKWNRSSCALSGYKNTIVATEEDLALGTWHLSGIQKVQVKGNNQIWYMDSGCSKHMTESKNQFLSLEDLKGGNVSFEIGKKGEIIGVGKEHDNEAIGLVRNSNEITTQTEAAPEEGTYDGTSPSTHGNLTGGTEQRGSDPQISREPVHEPIPQQQNTEGTSRGNQLVVKPYKYQSSHPIENIITDSTSEIKTRSSLKNLCAFDSFLSLIEPKNIVEALQDADWVNAMQDELN, encoded by the exons atgtacacaaggttcactacactgacaaatgaactaaagtttcttggaaggattattcgtGAAGAAGATAGATCGGAAAAGATACTGACTAGGGTTTCACCTATCACTTGGGAGAGaaaaatcactgccattcaggaatcaaagaatattgccactctcccactggatgaattaattggaaatctcactgcctatgaacttaggagacaaaccataAAAATGGATATAGCTAAGAAGGAAAGAagcttggcactcagaatcactgaaggttttgacctagaagatgatgaaatatctatgatcaccaaggacttcaagaagtacctgaggAGAGGAAAATGCTCTTCAATAAGTGGAAACTATAGCAAGTCAAAATCTCCAgagaagcaaaccaatgatggatgctacaagtgtggaaagacagatcaccacatcaagaactgTCCTTTATGGGAAATTGAattgaagaaggaaagagctgaacgaaaGAACAcaaagaaggaacaggttcaacccaagaaaagcaaAAACAATGGATCAACCAAGGCTGTggtcgctgcttggggagaaagctcagataaAAGCTCAGACGATGATgaggatgaacaagcacttatggcaatcggagaatctgatgaagaaactgaggtaagtataattcatctcaaagacaaaatTAAGTtgttgtctaaagaaaggttgtCTGGGTTACTTCTagaactaattgatgaatctgaggatgtaaacaatgaaaaggaacagttgtctaaagaatgtgtgattttgaaggctacgtgcaaaaacctggaacttagggttagtgaaactGTAAGTGAAAGCACTatgttgaagaaccaggttcatgcacttgactcaactgtcctagagcttagatctgaaaatctaaaactgaaattaggaacatgTAAAAATATAgttgatcacacacaactcactctagaagaaaacgtaggaaaaatgaaagatgagttgtataaaagagatgagcaggtaagaatcctaaaggaggatctaagcaaggtcaagcatgagctagacaaAACTTGTAAATGGAATAGGTCCTCCTGTGCACTTTCAggctacaagaacaccatagtagcaacagaagaggacttggctttgggaacctggcacctaagtgggatccaaaag gtccaagtgaaggggaacAACCAAATATGGTATATGGATAGTGgatgctcaaagcacatgacagaaAGCAaaaaccagttcctttcacttgaggaccttaaaggaggtaatgtctcctttgaaattgggaagaaaggtgagatcattggggttggaaag GAACATGataatgaagcaattgggctggtaagaaactcaaatgaaatcacaacccagactgaagctgcaccagAGGAAGGAACATATGATGGAACAAGTCCTTCTACCCATGGAAACTTGAcagggggaactgaacaaagaggaaGTGATCCTCAAATctcgagggaacctgtccatgaacctattcctcagcaacaaaacactgaaggaacatctaggggaaaccagttggttgtgaaaccttacaagtatcaaagttcccatcccattgagaacataattactgattcAACCTCTgaaatcaaaaccagatcttcgttgaagaatctttgtgcttttgattcttttctatctcttattgaacctaaaaatattgttgaagctttgcaggatgcagactgggtgaatgcaatgcaagatgaactcaactaA